The sequence AGCCTCCTTGGCTGGACAGATTTTAGGAGGTTTGATGGTCCCTGTTTTTAACAAAGGCCAGCTGCAATATGAATTTAAAGTTGCTGGCATAGAACAGGAAATTGCATTTCTGAATTACCAGAAGAGTGTTACTACTGCCTTCAATGAGCTGCAGTCTATTCTGAAGCAGACTCAAATATTTCATAGAGTTTTAGAACTTAAAGAAGAGGAAGTGAATTTTTTAGATAAAGGAATAGAGGTGTCTAATGACTTGTATATTACGGGCTATGCCAACTACTTTGAACTGATCAATGCTCAGAAAAGCAAGCTGCAAGCCGAGCTTGATCTTCTCAAATTTCAACATGAAAATACCAGGAACAATGTGCTGTTATTTAAAGCGTTAGCAGGTAAATTAGAATGATATATTAGTTAGTTGATTTTATATGTTAGTAAGGCTGTCTCAGAAATGGGACGGCTTTTTTAATTATACAAATAAAGGAGGAATAACCTGACTTTTTACTATCATTTATTAAGTGTTTTTTATTTTAATTTCTATATTCAGTATAATACCAGCATGGTAATTTATTTATAAATTTGAATTTAATAAAACTAATCTTCTAGCTATGAAGCAAAATTCAACTTTAATCTTGGGAAGTATTTTTATCTGTGTAATCGTTTTTATTCTCCCATTTTTGATCAGATCGGGTAGTGATTCCCTTAATTCTGTTTTTGCAACAGCTTTCACAGCATTAGGAGCTTCTGCAACACTAATAACGATGATAATTGCATTATCACTTTATCAAAAGTATGGAATGGATAGTAAATTGATTGAACAACAAACGGCTAAAGTTTTCGAATTAATCGATCAGATCAAAGGTAAATCATTAACAATTCATACTGGGGAGATCAAATATTTCTTACGTTTTATCAATATAGAAGAAGATCTCAAAAATGATCCGGTATTAAATAGAATGTATCCAAAGAAAATAGCTGTTAATAGTGATGATTATCTTTTGTTTTTACAACCATTAAGGATTTTTATGAACAACTATTTACTACCGTCTGAAATTAAAGCCCATTTGAAGTTGTTTGATTTATATGCCGTAGATGAGGAAATTGAATTCAGCTATGAAAATTATGTTAAAATGAGTTATGAACATGCAATTGATGATTCTTTTTTTGTAATGTTTCCTGCCGTTACTGTAGAGGAATTTATCGATCGTAAGAATATGTTGATAAAATCAATAGAGGGTTGGCTATCAAAGCACACAAGCATAAAGTTAGACCTTGAAATGGCTAAACCTTAGTTATATTAATTAAATTTTCGTACAGCGTTTTATATCTTGGCAATCCAATTTCGTGTTCCTGTGGATACGGTTTCCTAAAAGTCATACTGACATCCTCATGCAAATTGCGCTGAGCTTCCAATGATTTTTCTTCATCCATGGAATATCTTGGATCCGGAATAAAAGGCATTTTGGCCATTTTATGAATGGTAACAGTCGGAAAATGAAAATCGACCTCTACGGTTCCCAATAGAAGATAACACCCGCCACCCTGAAAAGGATATTCTTCAAGGCTGTTTGGGAAATGAGCGGTATCAAAATATTCTCCTTCAGCATCAATCCAGGTTCCGAAATACATGGTTCCTTTTTTGGTGGGAACATGCTTTCTTGAAATAAGATAAGCGAGCATTTTAACCTGTTGTTTATGAAACTTCAACAAATTTTTTATTAGGACAGAACCTCTGTATCGGGTTTGTAATAAATCAAAAGGGCTGAATGAAACGGGGAAACCTAATATTTCTATTTCATCAAAAGCATCTTCAAACCGGTTTCTTTCTATAGAAGGAAGCTGATAATCTTTTTGGGGCTCGTCCAACAAAGTCAGATGCCTGAAAGGAACCTTATTATTTCCCAGAAGAAATCTTGATTCAATCAGCAGCTCATGCTTCTGTTTTCCGGTAAAGCGGAATGCTCCGATAAAGATTAAAATTTGTAGTGTTTCGATGCCAATAGGAATTCTTTTCACAAAGTTTTCCAAGGAAGTATACTCTCCATTTTGGGTTCTTTCTTCAGGAATCAGCTGTGCTAACCTTGTTTCCAGTTTTTCAATATGCATCAATCCTAAATACACATCCAAGCCATAAACCGTTGTCTGGTATTCACTTAAATTGACACAGGGATTATGGATAGTAGCTCCCGACATCTTGGCCTCATGAATATAGACTTCCGTTCTGTAGAATCCGCCGCCGTTATTAATAGCGGAGACCATGAATTCGATAGGATAATAGACCTTGAGGTATAAGCTCTGATAGCTTTCCACAGCATAGGAAGCAGAATGTGCTTTACAGAATGAGTATCCTGCAAAAGATTCGATCTGCCGGTATACTTCCATGGATAACTGTTCGGGATGTCCTAATCTTTTACAGGATTCAAAGAAGTTATCTTTTACTTTCTGTAAAGCAGATAAAGACCGTCCCTTACCGCTCATCGCCCGTCTCAGAACATCACCATCAGGAGCGGATAACCCACCAAAATGCAGGGCAATTTTAATAACATCTTCCTGATATACCATAATGCCGTAGGTTTCTCCTAATTCCTTTTCAAAAACCTCATGGAAGTACTCAAATTTTGAGGGATTATTGTGCCTGAAGATATATTCCCGCATCATTCCGCTTTGTGCAACTCCGGGGCGGATAATGGAAGAGGCGGCAACCAGTACTTTGTAATTGTCGCACTTCAGTCTTCGAAGTAACCCCCGCATAGCGGGAGACTCAATATAAAAACAGCCGATGGTTTTTCCGGAACTTAAGAATTCATTGCATCGGGCTTCGTCTTTTGAGAGGGAAGTATCACGGATATCGATATCAATTCCTCTTTTTTCCTTAATCAGCTTTACAGTGTCATCTATAGTTCCTAACCCTCTTTGTGAGAGAATATCAAATTTTTCAAGTCCAATCTCTTCAGCAGTGTACATATCAAACTGTACGATCGGAAAACCTTTAGGAGGCATTTCGAGTGCTGAATAATTGGTGATAGGCTCTTCCGATATGAGAATCCCACAGGAATGCATACTTCTCTGGTTCGGAAACTTTTCCAACAATTTTCCGTAGTAATGAACCTGTTTGGATACCGAATTAGTATCATGTTCCTGGATGGGTTTCGTTGCCAGTATATCAAGCTCATCTTTCGGAAGCCCAAATACTTTTCCTACTTCCCGGAAAATAGAACGGTATTTAAATTCAACATTGGTTCCACAGAAGGCAACATGGTTCTTACCATATTTATCAAAAATATATTCAAGGATAATATCCCTGGTCTGCCAACTCCAGTCTATGTCAAAATCCGGAGGTGTTTTACGGTTGAGGTTTAAAAAACGTTCAAAATACAGATCAAGTTCCAGAGGACATATATCAGTAATTCCGATGCAGTAACTGACAATGGAATTGGCACCGCTGCCTCTTCCTACGTGCATAAATCCCATGCGGTTGCTATATTGGATAATGTCCCAGGTGATGAGGAAATAAGCACAGAAATTAAGCTGATCAATAACTGCTAATTCTTTATCCACCCTTTCTTTTGCCTGTAGATTATCATCAGAATACCTTTTTGAGAGCCCCTGATACGCCAACTGTTTTAAAAGTTTAAAATCATTTTCCCTGCTGTCAGTGAAATGTTTTTTGTTTTTGGGGGTTGAAAAGTCAAAATCAAAGTGGCAGCTATTAACAATATATTTTGTATTCTCAATGATTTGAGTAAAATTTTTAAATTGAGACAGAAGCTTTTTTTTATCAGTAAACATTTCATTGTCTTTACAGTAATGAGCTTCTGTTAGCTTACTGATCAAGGTATTGAGATCAATGGCCCTTAGTATTTTATGAAGCTCATATTCTTCAGGAGTTGTAAAGGTAACGGGATGCAGGATGACCATTTTATGGATGAACGGTTTCAATTCAGGTTGAATTAAAAGGTTGAGCTG is a genomic window of Chryseobacterium nakagawai containing:
- a CDS encoding DNA polymerase III subunit alpha — encoded protein: MFLNCHSYHSLRYGTISIKELVKQAVHFNIKTLALTDINTVTGIYDFYKLCQDHNIKPIVGVEIRVQDELYYICLAKNQKSIAEVNRLLTAYNCEGIEIPKANPYFTDTFVIYPLENIPEQLADHEFIGIRKDQLNLLIQPELKPFIHKMVILHPVTFTTPEEYELHKILRAIDLNTLISKLTEAHYCKDNEMFTDKKKLLSQFKNFTQIIENTKYIVNSCHFDFDFSTPKNKKHFTDSRENDFKLLKQLAYQGLSKRYSDDNLQAKERVDKELAVIDQLNFCAYFLITWDIIQYSNRMGFMHVGRGSGANSIVSYCIGITDICPLELDLYFERFLNLNRKTPPDFDIDWSWQTRDIILEYIFDKYGKNHVAFCGTNVEFKYRSIFREVGKVFGLPKDELDILATKPIQEHDTNSVSKQVHYYGKLLEKFPNQRSMHSCGILISEEPITNYSALEMPPKGFPIVQFDMYTAEEIGLEKFDILSQRGLGTIDDTVKLIKEKRGIDIDIRDTSLSKDEARCNEFLSSGKTIGCFYIESPAMRGLLRRLKCDNYKVLVAASSIIRPGVAQSGMMREYIFRHNNPSKFEYFHEVFEKELGETYGIMVYQEDVIKIALHFGGLSAPDGDVLRRAMSGKGRSLSALQKVKDNFFESCKRLGHPEQLSMEVYRQIESFAGYSFCKAHSASYAVESYQSLYLKVYYPIEFMVSAINNGGGFYRTEVYIHEAKMSGATIHNPCVNLSEYQTTVYGLDVYLGLMHIEKLETRLAQLIPEERTQNGEYTSLENFVKRIPIGIETLQILIFIGAFRFTGKQKHELLIESRFLLGNNKVPFRHLTLLDEPQKDYQLPSIERNRFEDAFDEIEILGFPVSFSPFDLLQTRYRGSVLIKNLLKFHKQQVKMLAYLISRKHVPTKKGTMYFGTWIDAEGEYFDTAHFPNSLEEYPFQGGGCYLLLGTVEVDFHFPTVTIHKMAKMPFIPDPRYSMDEEKSLEAQRNLHEDVSMTFRKPYPQEHEIGLPRYKTLYENLINITKV